One Glaciihabitans arcticus DNA window includes the following coding sequences:
- a CDS encoding family 43 glycosylhydrolase, with product MPISRTLVSVAVVLATALAMPMAASAAPSAPPRKPASYTNPLDVTLANGAPAANCADPDVLRGPGKKQVTWYLYCTSDVIDESEVDGSGDPVFHNIPMYTSTDLIEWSYVGDAFPIKPSWIPATGGVWAPEVVFRDGTYFLYYAAPETNVGGSTIGVATSSSPTGPWIDSGAPVLTPTNDRWQFDPEVLTANGKTYLYFGSYFGGLFVRELTADGLTSLPATETRIAVDNRYEGTVIVKHKGWYYFMGSATNCCAGPLTGYSVFAARSRSPFGPFVDQDGVSLLAGRVGGTPVLSQNGNRWVGPGHNTVFTDFSGQDWTIYHAVDQRDPYVEGQTGYTKRPVLLDPLDWKNGWPVVRGNKGPSDERVAGPAAQPGQRSAYKPRFAKDVRVGRAFADLSDTFSQPELSDQWSWVRPDAASTVLANGTLNWQTQAADLHPPAEPLTSVLTEPAPRGDYVVETSVRVTTPAEGCCQNYVQGGLVIYGDDGNYVKLSSASIWNTRQTEFGKNVSPAPAGYPSYGNAVVGPVGEWTYLRIVARDDVYTAYTSLDGRTWRGGTTWTHDLGAGPRIGLISLGGAGFESQFDYVKVSRLK from the coding sequence GTGCCCATCAGCCGTACGCTCGTGTCCGTTGCCGTGGTTCTCGCCACGGCTCTCGCCATGCCGATGGCGGCGAGCGCCGCCCCATCCGCTCCCCCACGCAAGCCGGCGAGCTACACGAATCCGCTCGACGTCACCCTTGCGAACGGCGCTCCGGCCGCGAACTGCGCGGACCCCGACGTTCTGCGCGGCCCGGGCAAAAAGCAGGTCACCTGGTACCTGTACTGCACCTCTGATGTGATCGATGAGAGCGAAGTGGATGGGTCGGGCGACCCCGTGTTCCACAACATCCCGATGTACACCTCCACCGATCTCATCGAATGGTCCTACGTCGGCGACGCCTTCCCGATCAAGCCCTCGTGGATCCCCGCGACCGGCGGCGTCTGGGCACCCGAGGTGGTGTTCCGCGATGGCACGTACTTCCTCTACTACGCCGCCCCCGAGACGAATGTCGGCGGCTCGACCATCGGCGTCGCCACCAGCTCCAGCCCGACCGGACCGTGGATCGACTCGGGCGCTCCGGTGCTGACGCCGACCAATGACCGCTGGCAATTCGACCCCGAGGTGCTGACTGCGAACGGCAAGACGTACCTGTACTTCGGTAGCTACTTCGGCGGACTGTTCGTGCGCGAGCTCACCGCCGACGGGCTCACCTCTCTCCCCGCGACCGAGACCCGCATCGCGGTCGACAATCGTTACGAGGGCACCGTCATCGTGAAGCACAAGGGCTGGTACTACTTCATGGGCTCGGCGACCAACTGCTGCGCCGGACCGCTCACCGGGTACTCGGTGTTCGCGGCACGCTCCCGTAGCCCTTTTGGTCCCTTTGTAGACCAGGATGGCGTTTCGCTGCTCGCCGGTCGCGTCGGCGGCACCCCGGTGCTCTCGCAGAACGGCAACCGCTGGGTCGGCCCCGGGCACAACACCGTGTTCACCGACTTCTCCGGCCAGGATTGGACGATCTACCACGCCGTCGACCAGAGGGATCCGTATGTCGAGGGACAGACCGGCTACACGAAGCGCCCGGTCCTGCTCGATCCGCTGGACTGGAAGAACGGCTGGCCGGTCGTACGCGGCAACAAGGGTCCGTCAGACGAGCGGGTGGCCGGGCCGGCGGCGCAGCCGGGCCAGCGCTCGGCGTACAAGCCGCGCTTCGCCAAGGACGTGCGGGTCGGACGCGCGTTCGCAGACCTTTCGGACACGTTCTCGCAACCCGAGCTCTCGGACCAGTGGTCGTGGGTGCGGCCGGATGCGGCATCCACTGTTCTCGCCAACGGCACGTTGAACTGGCAGACGCAGGCGGCCGACCTGCACCCGCCGGCCGAGCCGCTGACCTCAGTGCTGACCGAGCCGGCGCCGCGCGGCGACTACGTCGTGGAGACGAGTGTGCGCGTTACGACCCCGGCGGAGGGCTGCTGCCAGAATTACGTGCAGGGCGGCCTCGTGATCTACGGGGATGACGGCAACTACGTGAAGCTGTCGTCCGCCTCGATCTGGAACACGCGGCAGACCGAGTTCGGCAAGAACGTGTCGCCTGCGCCTGCGGGGTACCCCTCGTATGGGAACGCTGTGGTCGGGCCGGTCGGCGAGTGGACGTATCTGCGCATTGTGGCGCGGGATGACGTGTACACCGCCTATACGTCTCTCGACGGCCGCACCTGGCGGGGTGGAACGACCTGGACGCACGACCTCGGGGCCGGCCCACGCATCGGGCTGATCAGCCTCGGCGGCGCGGGCTTCGAGTCGCAGTTCGACTACGTGAAAGTGAGCCGCCTCAAGTAG
- a CDS encoding DUF6994 family protein produces MTNVRVSRYGLHMTHREIVDTDFDLRSDLRGGKDPDRFSPTLRKYHRILWSKALPGGAMFTLTETFPLGYLKHDSKLGLFKVSSDAIIRTFKKHSRMRHVIGQIPEAEQEAFSRRGYSIGGMMIFPRNRIGNKHTINQARGTNKKIEDRFDLTLEAIRRHYQGGVSPLTDVLARYSDFFDLFVDFQSYVDFFYLQDLVEDDYASVKFFAPFDDFRTSALIPDIESYKKYRALTLDFVNARNERIGREHGSVNE; encoded by the coding sequence ATGACCAATGTCCGGGTGTCCCGCTATGGTCTGCACATGACTCATCGAGAAATCGTCGACACAGATTTCGACCTCCGCAGCGACCTCAGAGGCGGTAAGGATCCGGATCGTTTCAGTCCCACCCTCCGCAAGTACCATCGCATTCTTTGGAGCAAGGCTCTCCCCGGAGGCGCGATGTTCACTCTCACCGAGACGTTCCCGCTTGGTTATTTGAAACACGATTCCAAGTTGGGTCTCTTCAAAGTCTCGAGCGATGCGATCATTCGAACGTTCAAGAAGCACAGTCGAATGCGACACGTCATCGGCCAGATCCCGGAGGCGGAGCAGGAAGCATTCTCTCGACGCGGTTACTCAATCGGCGGGATGATGATCTTCCCGAGGAACAGGATCGGCAACAAGCACACGATCAACCAGGCGCGTGGAACGAACAAGAAGATCGAGGATCGATTCGATCTCACCCTTGAGGCAATTCGCCGGCATTACCAAGGAGGCGTCAGTCCGCTGACCGATGTGCTCGCTCGCTATTCAGACTTCTTTGACTTGTTTGTGGACTTCCAGAGCTACGTCGACTTTTTTTACTTGCAGGATCTGGTGGAGGACGACTACGCCAGCGTCAAGTTCTTTGCGCCCTTCGATGACTTTAGAACGTCCGCCCTGATCCCCGACATCGAGTCATACAAGAAGTACCGCGCGCTCACGCTTGACTTCGTGAACGCGCGGAACGAGCGCATAGGTCGAGAACACGGCTCAGTCAACGAGTAG
- a CDS encoding nuclease-related domain-containing DEAD/DEAH box helicase encodes MAAGDSATFEAEHQRLLAQEHGRLAETAREMHRRFSAAAHSERRLSHTLEALESRGYTVLADRRWPKSRKAQVDFIVAGPGGVFIVDAKQWRDVHIAAGHVYRDQDDVTDDFARIADLAESTRSILAEFGLAPGEVHAYAVFTNQRTMKPIDLYGVTLISEPDVITSISRRGTRLSPAQVEMIIDELEKLFPLYGSPAEAELDVSVVDPVLPADVASITLANTQQLPLITVDEIEAALVEGVMTLPIEDWMAFLHPSQAKLVNRNFSGPSRVRGAAGTGKTVVGLHRAAHLARTGEGTVLVTTFVKTLPNVLSTLLQRMAPDVAHRVQFAGIYSFALDLLALRGIKLNLDPDSARRHLNTIVRVFGLLEIDPNRDYWHEEINAVIKGRGLSRFEDYAALSRAGRRRRLTVEQRAKVWDVYVAYTRKLQELRISDYPDVILQAAASLRRRPLTGYSAVIIDEAQDLTCMMIRMLHSLVGDKADGLNLIGDGQQTIYPGGFTLGEANISIAGRGVVMTTNYRNTAEIVEFAASLVAGDEFQDIEGGAGAPDTTTTIARRGETPTISHFENVLAHDASLLVHVRTITKGHVKYGDIGILAMTNWQVGAIIKALKGDGIPSIELNDYDGRPTNAVKVGTIHRAKGLEFKQVLVARTPSKLLDASAHDTDDSTRERRDLDRRALYVAMTRARDGLWVGVA; translated from the coding sequence ATGGCTGCCGGAGATTCAGCGACGTTTGAAGCAGAGCACCAGCGCCTGCTCGCGCAAGAACACGGCCGCCTTGCCGAGACCGCTCGCGAAATGCACCGCCGTTTCAGCGCCGCCGCGCACAGCGAGCGCCGCCTGTCGCATACCCTCGAGGCGCTCGAGTCACGCGGGTACACCGTGCTCGCCGACCGCCGCTGGCCCAAATCGCGCAAGGCGCAGGTCGACTTCATCGTCGCGGGCCCGGGTGGCGTGTTCATCGTCGACGCGAAGCAGTGGCGTGACGTGCACATCGCGGCGGGTCACGTGTACCGCGACCAGGATGACGTCACCGACGACTTTGCGCGCATCGCCGACCTCGCCGAGTCGACCCGCAGCATCCTCGCCGAATTCGGCCTGGCACCCGGCGAAGTGCACGCGTATGCGGTCTTCACCAACCAGCGAACCATGAAGCCGATCGACCTATACGGCGTGACTCTGATCTCCGAGCCGGACGTCATCACCAGCATCTCCCGCCGCGGCACCCGGCTCAGCCCCGCACAGGTCGAGATGATCATCGACGAGCTCGAGAAGCTCTTTCCGCTCTACGGCTCGCCCGCCGAGGCGGAGCTCGACGTCTCCGTGGTCGATCCGGTGCTGCCGGCGGATGTCGCGAGCATCACGCTCGCGAACACTCAACAGCTGCCACTCATCACCGTCGATGAGATCGAGGCCGCCCTTGTGGAGGGCGTGATGACGCTGCCCATCGAGGACTGGATGGCGTTCCTGCACCCGTCGCAGGCGAAGCTCGTGAACCGCAACTTTTCCGGCCCATCTCGCGTCAGGGGCGCGGCCGGCACCGGCAAGACGGTCGTCGGGCTGCACCGCGCCGCGCACCTCGCGCGCACGGGTGAGGGGACGGTGCTCGTGACGACATTCGTGAAGACACTCCCGAACGTCCTCTCCACGCTGCTGCAGCGCATGGCGCCGGATGTCGCGCACCGCGTGCAGTTTGCCGGCATCTACAGTTTCGCGCTCGACCTGCTCGCGCTGCGGGGCATCAAGCTGAACCTGGATCCCGACTCGGCCAGGCGTCATCTCAACACGATCGTGCGCGTCTTCGGCCTGCTCGAGATCGACCCCAATCGCGATTACTGGCACGAGGAGATCAACGCCGTAATCAAGGGTCGCGGCCTCAGCCGGTTCGAGGATTACGCGGCGCTATCCCGAGCCGGCCGCAGGCGCCGTCTCACGGTGGAGCAGCGCGCCAAGGTGTGGGACGTCTACGTCGCCTACACGCGCAAGCTCCAGGAACTCCGCATCTCTGACTACCCGGACGTCATCCTGCAGGCCGCGGCCTCGCTGAGGCGTCGTCCGCTCACCGGCTACAGCGCGGTCATCATCGATGAGGCGCAGGACCTGACCTGCATGATGATCCGGATGCTGCACTCTCTCGTCGGGGACAAAGCCGACGGCCTCAATCTCATCGGCGACGGCCAGCAGACCATCTACCCCGGCGGTTTCACGCTCGGCGAGGCGAACATCTCGATCGCCGGCCGGGGCGTGGTCATGACCACCAACTACCGCAACACCGCCGAGATCGTGGAGTTCGCCGCGTCCCTCGTGGCAGGCGACGAGTTCCAGGACATCGAGGGCGGCGCGGGCGCTCCAGACACGACGACCACGATCGCCCGACGCGGTGAGACGCCGACCATCTCGCACTTCGAGAACGTGCTCGCGCATGACGCGTCCCTGCTGGTGCACGTGCGCACAATCACGAAGGGCCACGTCAAGTACGGCGACATCGGCATCCTGGCCATGACGAACTGGCAGGTCGGAGCGATCATCAAGGCGCTGAAGGGCGACGGCATCCCGTCGATCGAGCTGAACGACTACGACGGACGCCCCACCAACGCCGTCAAGGTCGGCACCATCCACCGCGCCAAAGGCCTCGAGTTCAAACAGGTGCTGGTCGCTCGAACCCCCAGCAAGCTTCTGGATGCCTCGGCTCACGACACAGACGACTCCACCCGCGAGCGGCGCGACCTCGACCGGCGCGCGCTGTACGTGGCAATGACCCGGGCCCGGGATGGGCTGTGGGTTGGGGTGGCTTAG
- a CDS encoding NAD(P)-dependent alcohol dehydrogenase yields MKAITYDTYGGPEVLVVDDVPTPEPADHQVLIRVRAAALNPYDWHFYRGDPYLARMGGQGLRRPKQKNIIGADVAGDVISVGSAVTTLKPGDAVFGGIGRGACAEFAATSHKNLVLKPASVSYEDAAASPMGALTALYGLRQYGSLSGKTVLVNGASGGVGHFAVQIARALGASRVVAVCSGVNADWVRDLGADDVIDYTARDFTRMGERFDVIFDTVGTQPLRALRRALVPGGTFITVGAIGGGKLLGPATFMFGSLIAGAFVREKVAVLMDWTATPDDYVLLAGWLADGTVRSHVDLTYRLEETADAARHLETGHVRGKVVVTQKQS; encoded by the coding sequence ATGAAAGCAATAACCTACGACACCTACGGTGGTCCCGAAGTGCTGGTAGTGGATGACGTTCCCACCCCCGAGCCTGCCGACCACCAGGTGCTCATCCGCGTGCGTGCGGCCGCGCTCAACCCCTACGACTGGCACTTCTACCGCGGCGACCCCTACCTCGCGCGCATGGGCGGCCAGGGTCTGCGCCGCCCGAAGCAGAAGAACATCATCGGTGCGGATGTCGCGGGCGACGTGATCAGCGTCGGTTCCGCCGTCACCACCCTCAAGCCGGGCGATGCCGTCTTCGGCGGCATCGGGCGGGGAGCCTGCGCGGAGTTCGCCGCAACATCCCACAAGAATCTCGTGCTCAAGCCGGCTTCAGTGTCCTACGAGGATGCCGCGGCCTCCCCGATGGGCGCCCTCACCGCGCTCTACGGCCTGCGCCAGTACGGCTCGCTGTCGGGAAAAACCGTGCTCGTCAACGGAGCCTCGGGCGGCGTCGGTCACTTCGCGGTGCAGATCGCGAGGGCGCTGGGCGCATCCCGAGTCGTCGCGGTCTGCAGCGGCGTCAACGCGGACTGGGTGCGCGACCTCGGTGCGGATGACGTCATCGACTACACCGCCCGGGACTTCACTCGGATGGGGGAGCGGTTCGACGTGATCTTCGACACCGTCGGGACGCAGCCGCTGCGCGCGCTCAGGCGGGCACTCGTCCCCGGCGGAACCTTCATCACCGTCGGTGCGATCGGCGGCGGGAAGCTGCTAGGGCCGGCGACGTTCATGTTCGGGTCCCTGATCGCGGGAGCGTTCGTGCGCGAGAAGGTCGCCGTGCTCATGGACTGGACGGCGACGCCCGACGACTACGTGCTCCTGGCCGGATGGCTCGCGGATGGGACGGTGCGGTCCCACGTCGACCTCACCTACCGACTCGAGGAGACCGCGGATGCTGCGCGGCACCTCGAGACGGGGCACGTACGCGGGAAGGTCGTAGTGACCCAGAAGCAGAGTTAG
- a CDS encoding TetR/AcrR family transcriptional regulator, with translation MARSALTRARVLSAAIGLADESGVESLSMRSLGARLSVEAMSLYNHVSNKDDVLSGMTDLVWAQIDLAPGVDDWRTAVRTICVSLHHAFLRHPWSCRLHGTTAGVARLRYIDRSLMHLREGGFSAGVAYHAHHLLDGYVLGYTLQVIDYTSGDQGASDAMQELVASVSSEMPYLMEHIEQHVSGVPDEPGFEIGLDQILDGLERRL, from the coding sequence ATGGCCCGCTCCGCCCTCACCCGTGCGCGCGTGCTCTCCGCGGCCATCGGCCTCGCGGACGAGAGTGGCGTCGAGTCGCTGAGCATGCGGTCCCTCGGCGCGCGCCTCAGTGTCGAAGCCATGTCGCTGTACAACCACGTGTCGAACAAGGATGACGTTCTGAGCGGCATGACCGACCTCGTCTGGGCGCAGATCGACCTCGCGCCCGGGGTCGACGACTGGCGCACCGCGGTTCGCACCATCTGCGTCTCGCTGCACCACGCGTTTCTGCGGCACCCCTGGAGCTGCCGTCTGCACGGAACCACGGCCGGCGTCGCGCGGCTTCGGTACATCGACCGCAGCCTCATGCACCTCCGCGAAGGCGGCTTCAGCGCGGGGGTCGCGTACCACGCGCACCACCTGCTCGATGGGTACGTGCTCGGCTACACGCTGCAGGTCATCGACTACACCTCGGGCGACCAGGGCGCGAGCGATGCAATGCAGGAGCTCGTCGCGTCTGTCTCGTCCGAGATGCCGTACCTGATGGAGCACATCGAACAGCACGTGTCAGGAGTGCCCGACGAGCCCGGCTTTGAGATCGGGCTCGACCAGATCCTGGACGGGTTGGAGCGGCGGCTCTAG